Proteins encoded in a region of the Pseudomonas sp. GOM7 genome:
- a CDS encoding sensor histidine kinase, whose translation MIRGGSLRGRLLRRLAVLLGGIMLVSAWSAYWSARQAADTAYDRTLLASARAVADGLYADGGKLKASVPYVALDTFAYDSAGRIYYQVIDPQGQQLSGYEDLPPTPPGTPRTNDYPALAHFYDALYRGQGVRVVSLLQPISEPQISGIAEIRVAETQGARERMARELLVGTLWRMGLLSVSALLLVWVAINLALRPLEPLRRAVAERASDDLRPLPDAGMPREVMPLVEALNQFNERLRGLFERQSAFIADAAHELRTPLAALKARIALGLRAQQAEDWRATLEQAAEQSDRLTQLANQLLSLARIESGARAIAEGGAQHIDLSQLARELGMALAPLAHAQGVALALEAEESVWVDGEPMLLNELLNNLIDNALAHTPVGGNLVLRVLAPAVLEVEDDGPGIPSEEHDKVFERFYRRGAQGGGAGLGLAIVGEICRAHQARISLHQVVPHGLRVRVEFPPSSGAES comes from the coding sequence ATGATACGCGGTGGCAGCCTGCGCGGCCGTCTGCTGCGGCGCCTGGCGGTGCTGCTCGGGGGGATCATGCTGGTCAGCGCCTGGAGCGCCTACTGGAGCGCCCGGCAGGCCGCCGACACCGCCTATGACCGCACCCTGCTGGCCTCGGCGCGTGCCGTGGCCGATGGCCTGTATGCCGACGGCGGCAAGCTCAAGGCCAGCGTGCCTTACGTGGCACTGGATACTTTCGCCTACGACAGTGCCGGGCGTATCTATTACCAGGTGATCGACCCGCAGGGACAACAGCTTTCCGGCTACGAGGATCTACCACCCACGCCGCCCGGCACTCCGCGCACCAATGACTATCCGGCGCTGGCCCACTTCTACGATGCGCTCTACCGCGGTCAGGGCGTGCGCGTGGTCAGCCTGCTGCAGCCAATCAGCGAGCCGCAGATCAGTGGCATTGCCGAGATCCGTGTGGCCGAGACCCAGGGCGCGCGTGAGCGCATGGCGCGCGAGCTGCTGGTCGGTACGCTGTGGCGCATGGGTTTGCTTTCGGTGAGTGCGCTGCTGTTGGTATGGGTGGCGATCAACCTGGCGCTGCGCCCGCTGGAGCCACTGCGCCGGGCAGTGGCCGAGCGGGCCAGCGATGATCTGCGGCCCTTGCCCGATGCTGGCATGCCGCGCGAGGTGATGCCCCTGGTGGAGGCGTTGAATCAGTTCAACGAACGCCTGCGTGGCCTGTTCGAGCGTCAGTCGGCCTTCATCGCCGATGCCGCCCATGAGCTGCGCACGCCGCTGGCAGCGCTCAAGGCGCGCATTGCCCTGGGGTTGCGTGCGCAGCAAGCAGAGGATTGGCGGGCGACCCTGGAGCAGGCCGCCGAGCAGAGCGACCGCCTGACCCAGCTCGCCAACCAGTTGCTGTCCCTGGCGCGCATCGAGAGTGGGGCGCGGGCCATCGCCGAGGGCGGCGCGCAACATATTGATCTCAGCCAGCTGGCGCGTGAGCTGGGCATGGCCCTGGCGCCGCTGGCGCATGCCCAGGGCGTTGCCCTGGCACTGGAGGCCGAGGAGTCGGTATGGGTCGATGGCGAGCCGATGCTGCTCAACGAGTTGCTCAACAACCTCATCGACAATGCTCTGGCGCATACCCCCGTGGGTGGCAACCTGGTTCTGCGCGTGTTGGCGCCTGCCGTACTGGAGGTCGAGGACGACGGCCCGGGTATTCCGAGCGAGGAACACGACAAGGTGTTCGAGCGTTTCTATCGGCGCGGTGCGCAGGGCGGTGGTGCCGGCCTGGGGCTGGCCATCGTCGGCGAGATCTGCCGAGCTCATCAGGCGCGCATCAGTCTGCATCAGGTGGTGCCGCACGGCTTGCGGGTGCGGGTCGAATTTCCCCCGTCATCAGGGGCCGAGTCTTAG
- a CDS encoding substrate-binding periplasmic protein: MHRLLVLLMLLSFASAQAAESIRLTNGQWPPYLGAELPHKGIASRIVAEAFALEGIEVQWEFHPWARSLKMAADGQRDGSAVWLPSQEREERFYVSDPVIETHYQLFHLKERPFDWRDAQDLRGLRIAATRGYDYGEAFRNAEAVGDLQVSYVNSDEQGLRQLLAGRIDLFALDKVVAYDLLYHRFDSADVQRLSFHPQPLRSDSLHLLLSRRVPGNAERMARFNHGLAQLRRSGKIARYLMEIKQPLTGR; the protein is encoded by the coding sequence ATGCACCGCTTGCTCGTTCTGCTCATGCTTCTGTCGTTCGCCAGTGCCCAGGCTGCCGAGAGTATCCGCCTGACCAACGGCCAATGGCCGCCCTACCTCGGCGCCGAGCTGCCCCACAAGGGCATCGCCTCGCGCATCGTCGCCGAGGCCTTCGCCCTCGAAGGCATCGAAGTGCAATGGGAATTCCACCCCTGGGCACGCTCGCTGAAGATGGCCGCCGACGGCCAGCGTGACGGCAGCGCTGTCTGGCTACCGAGCCAGGAGCGCGAAGAACGCTTCTACGTCAGCGACCCGGTGATCGAAACCCACTACCAGCTCTTCCACCTCAAGGAACGCCCCTTCGACTGGCGCGACGCCCAGGATCTGCGTGGGCTGCGCATTGCCGCCACACGCGGCTACGACTACGGCGAGGCCTTTCGCAACGCCGAGGCGGTCGGTGATTTGCAGGTCAGCTATGTCAATAGTGACGAACAGGGGTTGCGGCAACTGCTGGCCGGACGCATCGATCTCTTTGCACTGGACAAGGTGGTCGCCTACGACCTGCTCTACCATCGCTTCGACAGCGCCGACGTGCAACGCCTGAGCTTTCACCCGCAGCCTCTGCGCAGTGACAGCCTGCACCTGCTGCTCTCGCGCCGCGTGCCCGGCAACGCCGAACGCATGGCGCGCTTCAACCATGGGCTGGCGCAGTTGCGCCGCAGTGGCAAGATTGCCCGCTACCTGATGGAGATCAAGCAGCCGCTGACAGGCCGTTGA
- a CDS encoding HDOD domain-containing protein, whose product MSKLAEKVQQELIYAIENDELVLPTLPEVALKVREAAEDPDVGIPQISKVIGNDAALTARIIKVVNSPLLRSSKEITDLQMAVSRLGINYTCNLATGLAMEQMFQATSDVVDRKMREVWNKSTEIAGICHVLCRHYTRLMPDQATLAGLVHQIGVLPILTYAEEHNELLADSISLNHVIEQIHPIIGDKILRTWEFPEPIALVPSQYLDFSRDSAKADYVDIVQVATLQSYLGSEHPYTLLDWSKIPAFSKLGLDPNVDMQADEDLSAAMEAAMGMLQ is encoded by the coding sequence ATGAGCAAGCTTGCCGAAAAAGTTCAACAGGAACTGATCTACGCCATCGAGAACGATGAGCTGGTACTGCCCACCTTGCCTGAGGTAGCCCTGAAGGTGCGTGAAGCGGCTGAGGATCCGGACGTGGGCATCCCGCAGATCAGCAAGGTGATCGGCAACGACGCCGCCCTGACCGCACGCATCATCAAGGTGGTCAACAGCCCGCTGCTGCGCAGCAGCAAGGAAATCACCGACCTGCAGATGGCAGTCAGCCGCCTAGGCATCAACTACACCTGCAACCTGGCCACCGGCCTGGCCATGGAGCAGATGTTCCAGGCCACCAGCGACGTGGTCGACCGCAAGATGCGTGAAGTGTGGAACAAGAGCACCGAGATCGCCGGCATCTGCCATGTCCTGTGCCGCCACTACACCCGCCTGATGCCGGATCAGGCCACCCTCGCCGGCCTGGTGCACCAGATCGGCGTGCTGCCGATCCTCACCTATGCCGAGGAGCACAACGAGTTGCTGGCCGATTCCATCAGCCTCAACCACGTCATCGAGCAGATTCACCCGATCATCGGCGACAAGATCCTGCGCACCTGGGAGTTCCCTGAGCCCATCGCGCTGGTGCCGAGCCAGTATCTGGACTTCAGCCGTGATTCGGCCAAGGCGGACTACGTCGACATCGTCCAGGTCGCCACCCTGCAGAGCTACCTGGGCAGCGAACACCCCTACACCCTGCTGGACTGGAGCAAGATCCCCGCCTTCAGCAAACTCGGCCTCGACCCGAACGTCGACATGCAGGCCGACGAAGACCTTTCCGCCGCCATGGAAGCGGCCATGGGCATGCTGCAATAA
- the ygfZ gene encoding CAF17-like 4Fe-4S cluster assembly/insertion protein YgfZ produces MADSAYFTLLDHEGLLAVRGADAAKFLQGQLTCNLNYLSASQSSLGARCTAKGRMLSSFRIVPVEDGYLLAMARELIESQQADLQKYAVFSKSRLSDESAAWVRFGLAGADTALSELGLHLGAASDSLAGAGQFLGIRLSDGRAELWAPADTAAQVQAHLAAHLPQAPLNAWLLAQIRAGIGQVFGATRELFIPQMINLQALGGVSFKKGCYTGQEIVARMQYLGKLKRRLQRLALPGSEVPAIASELFSPVHGSSVGEVVLAARSDDEVELLAVLQEDAVNDGRIHLGANDGPRLTLLDLPYELDADKEIQR; encoded by the coding sequence ATGGCCGATAGCGCGTATTTCACCCTCCTCGACCACGAAGGCCTGCTGGCCGTGCGCGGCGCCGATGCCGCCAAGTTCCTGCAAGGCCAGTTGACCTGCAACCTCAACTACCTGTCCGCCAGCCAGTCCAGCCTCGGCGCCCGCTGCACAGCGAAGGGCCGCATGCTGTCGAGCTTTCGCATCGTGCCGGTGGAAGACGGCTACCTGCTGGCCATGGCCCGTGAGCTGATCGAGTCGCAGCAAGCCGACCTGCAGAAGTACGCCGTGTTCTCCAAATCCAGGCTCAGCGATGAAAGCGCCGCCTGGGTTCGCTTTGGCCTGGCCGGCGCTGACACCGCGCTAAGCGAGCTCGGCCTGCACCTGGGCGCTGCCAGTGACTCGCTGGCCGGTGCCGGGCAATTCCTTGGGATACGTTTGAGCGATGGCCGCGCCGAACTCTGGGCACCGGCCGACACCGCAGCGCAGGTACAGGCCCACCTCGCCGCCCATCTACCACAGGCGCCGCTCAACGCCTGGCTGCTGGCGCAGATTCGCGCCGGCATCGGCCAGGTCTTCGGTGCCACCCGCGAGCTGTTCATCCCGCAGATGATCAATCTGCAGGCCCTGGGCGGCGTAAGCTTCAAGAAAGGCTGCTACACCGGCCAGGAAATCGTCGCGCGCATGCAGTACCTGGGCAAGCTCAAGCGTCGCCTGCAGCGCCTCGCCCTGCCAGGCAGCGAGGTGCCTGCCATCGCCAGCGAGCTGTTCTCGCCGGTGCACGGCTCCAGTGTCGGCGAAGTGGTGCTGGCGGCGCGCAGCGACGACGAGGTGGAACTGCTCGCCGTGCTGCAGGAAGATGCTGTTAACGATGGCCGCATCCACCTCGGTGCGAATGACGGCCCACGCCTGACCCTCCTCGATCTGCCCTACGAGCTGGACGCCGACAAGGAAATCCAGCGCTGA
- a CDS encoding FAD assembly factor SdhE: MIEQSELNRLFWHSRRGMLELDVLLVPFVQEVYPGLDAENQARYRKLLECEDQDMFGWFMQRGEPEDADLRQIVRMILDRVQPK; encoded by the coding sequence ATGATCGAGCAAAGTGAATTGAATCGCCTGTTCTGGCATAGCCGTCGCGGCATGCTGGAGCTGGATGTGTTGCTGGTGCCTTTCGTTCAGGAGGTCTATCCGGGCCTGGATGCCGAGAATCAGGCGCGCTACCGCAAGCTGCTGGAGTGCGAGGATCAGGACATGTTCGGCTGGTTCATGCAGCGTGGCGAGCCCGAGGATGCCGACCTGCGCCAGATCGTGCGCATGATCCTGGATCGTGTCCAACCCAAGTGA
- a CDS encoding protein YgfX: MSNPSDAFECRWQPSRALLRLYLVVLALAVLAPWLAAIPLWCQWLVCLACLAHAVWVLPRQILLSSPAAFCGLRREAEGWQLWSRGAGWQAVQLRPDSLALPLVVVLRFRLAGERVTRSLCIPFDALAPEQHRRLRLRLKFSRRRWAAPQLG, encoded by the coding sequence GTGTCCAACCCAAGTGATGCCTTCGAGTGCCGTTGGCAGCCATCCCGTGCGCTGCTGAGGCTCTACCTGGTCGTCCTGGCGCTGGCTGTGCTGGCGCCCTGGCTGGCGGCCATCCCCCTCTGGTGCCAATGGCTGGTTTGCCTGGCCTGTCTGGCCCATGCCGTCTGGGTCTTGCCGCGGCAGATCCTGCTGTCTTCACCTGCAGCCTTTTGCGGTTTGCGCCGTGAGGCCGAGGGCTGGCAGCTCTGGTCGCGTGGTGCCGGCTGGCAGGCGGTGCAGTTGCGCCCCGATAGTCTGGCCTTGCCGCTGGTGGTGGTGCTGCGTTTTCGCCTGGCAGGCGAGCGCGTCACGCGCAGCCTGTGCATCCCTTTTGACGCCCTGGCGCCCGAGCAGCATCGACGCCTGCGTTTGCGCCTGAAATTCAGCCGTCGTCGCTGGGCTGCCCCACAGCTGGGGTGA
- the nadB gene encoding L-aspartate oxidase produces MSQHFQHDVLVIGSGAAGLTLALTLPAELRIAVLSKGTLANGSTYWAQGGVAAVLDDTDTVESHVADTLNAGAGLCREEAVRFTVERSREAIQWLIDQGVPFTRDDETAREDGGFEFHLTREGGHSHRRIIHAADATGAAIFNTLLEQARQRPNIELLEQRVAVDLITERKLGLDGDRCLGAYVLDRACGEVDTFAARFVVLATGGAAKVYLYTSNPDGACGDGIAMAWRAGCRVGNLEFNQFHPTCLYHPQAKSFLITEAVRGEGGLLRLPNGERFMQRFDARAELAPRDIVARAIDHEMKRLGIDCVYLDISHKPAEFIKSHFPTVYERCLGFGIDITKQPIPVVPAAHYTCGGVVVDQHGRTDVPGLYAIGETSFTGLHGANRMASNSLLECFVYARSACADIVQQLTTITMPSNLPCWDASQVTDSDEDVIIAHNWDELRRFMWDYVGIVRTNKRLQRAQHRVRLLLDEIDEFYSNYKVSRDLIELRNLAQVAELMIRSAMERKESRGLHYTLDYPELLPEARDTILTPAVGQPSDDG; encoded by the coding sequence ATGAGCCAACACTTCCAGCATGACGTTCTGGTCATCGGCAGCGGTGCCGCCGGCCTTACCCTCGCCCTCACCCTGCCTGCCGAGTTGCGCATCGCAGTGCTGAGCAAAGGCACTCTGGCCAATGGTTCGACCTACTGGGCACAGGGCGGTGTGGCCGCCGTACTGGATGACACCGACACGGTCGAATCCCATGTCGCTGACACGCTCAACGCCGGCGCAGGCCTGTGCCGCGAGGAAGCCGTGCGCTTCACCGTGGAGCGCAGTCGCGAAGCCATCCAGTGGCTGATCGACCAGGGCGTACCCTTCACGCGCGACGATGAGACCGCACGCGAGGACGGTGGTTTCGAGTTTCACCTGACCCGCGAGGGCGGCCACAGCCATCGGCGCATCATCCACGCCGCCGATGCCACCGGCGCGGCGATCTTCAACACCCTGCTGGAACAGGCGCGCCAGCGACCCAACATCGAGCTGCTGGAGCAACGGGTCGCGGTGGATCTGATCACCGAACGCAAGCTCGGCCTGGATGGCGACCGTTGCCTGGGCGCCTATGTACTGGATCGCGCCTGCGGCGAAGTGGACACCTTCGCCGCCCGCTTCGTGGTTCTCGCCACCGGCGGCGCGGCCAAGGTCTACCTCTATACCAGCAACCCCGACGGCGCCTGCGGCGACGGCATCGCCATGGCCTGGCGCGCCGGCTGCCGGGTGGGCAACCTGGAGTTCAACCAGTTCCATCCCACCTGCCTGTATCACCCTCAGGCCAAGAGCTTCCTGATCACCGAAGCGGTACGCGGCGAAGGCGGCCTGCTCAGGCTGCCCAACGGCGAACGCTTCATGCAGCGTTTCGATGCCCGCGCCGAACTGGCTCCACGCGATATCGTCGCCCGCGCCATCGACCACGAGATGAAGCGCCTGGGGATCGACTGCGTATATCTGGACATCAGCCACAAGCCAGCCGAATTCATCAAGAGCCACTTCCCCACCGTTTATGAGCGCTGCCTGGGCTTCGGCATCGACATCACCAAGCAGCCCATCCCGGTGGTGCCCGCGGCGCACTACACCTGCGGCGGCGTGGTGGTGGATCAGCACGGGCGCACCGACGTGCCCGGCCTCTATGCCATCGGCGAAACCAGCTTCACCGGCCTGCACGGCGCCAACCGCATGGCCAGCAACTCCCTGCTCGAGTGCTTCGTCTATGCGCGCTCGGCCTGCGCCGACATAGTTCAGCAACTGACCACCATCACCATGCCCAGCAACCTGCCCTGCTGGGATGCCAGCCAGGTGACCGACTCCGACGAAGACGTGATCATCGCCCACAACTGGGACGAGCTGCGCCGCTTCATGTGGGACTACGTGGGCATCGTGCGCACCAACAAGCGCCTGCAGCGCGCCCAGCACCGCGTGCGCCTGCTGCTGGACGAGATCGACGAGTTCTACAGCAATTACAAGGTCAGCCGCGACCTGATCGAGCTACGCAACCTGGCTCAGGTCGCCGAACTGATGATCCGCTCGGCCATGGAGCGCAAGGAATCGCGAGGGCTGCACTACACCCTGGATTATCCCGAACTACTGCCCGAGGCGCGCGACACCATCCTCACCCCAGCTGTGGGGCAGCCCAGCGACGACGGCTGA
- the rpoE gene encoding RNA polymerase sigma factor RpoE produces the protein MLTQEDDQQLVERVQRGDKRAFDLLVLKYQHKILGLIVRFVHDTHEAQDVAQEAFVKAYRALGNFRGDSAFYTWLYRIAINTAKNYLVSRGRRPPDSDVSSDDAEFYDGDHALKDIESPERAMLRDEIEATVHRTIAQLPDDLRTALTLREFEGLSYEDIASVMQCPVGTVRSRIFRAREAIDKSLQPLLQEA, from the coding sequence ATGCTAACCCAGGAAGATGATCAGCAACTGGTCGAACGAGTGCAGCGTGGTGACAAGCGTGCCTTCGATCTGTTGGTGTTGAAGTATCAGCACAAGATCCTTGGCTTGATCGTGCGTTTCGTGCACGACACTCACGAGGCTCAGGATGTCGCTCAGGAGGCCTTCGTAAAGGCGTACCGGGCGCTTGGAAACTTTCGCGGTGACAGCGCGTTCTATACATGGCTGTACCGCATCGCCATCAATACGGCGAAGAACTATCTGGTGTCCCGCGGTCGGCGGCCGCCAGATAGCGATGTGAGCAGCGATGACGCGGAATTCTACGACGGCGACCATGCCCTCAAGGATATCGAGTCACCTGAGCGGGCCATGCTGCGCGACGAGATCGAAGCCACCGTGCATCGAACCATTGCCCAGTTACCGGATGATTTGCGAACGGCACTGACTTTACGTGAATTTGAAGGTCTTAGTTATGAGGACATTGCCAGTGTCATGCAGTGTCCGGTCGGTACCGTGCGGTCGCGGATTTTCCGGGCGCGCGAAGCCATAGATAAGTCCCTGCAACCCCTGTTGCAGGAAGCTTGA
- a CDS encoding sigma-E factor negative regulatory protein has protein sequence MSRETLQQSLSAVMDNEADELELRRVLAASEDGELRGTWARYQVARAAMHKELLVPQLDIAAAVSAALADEAVPVRKSSLWRNVGRVAVAASVTVAVLAGVRLYNQDELTGGQVAQQSAAPALVQPQVQGPALLAGYTTEEPVVEASEMGSASWHEQRLPSYLRQHAQQAAMGAGETALPYARAASLENR, from the coding sequence ATGAGTCGTGAAACCCTGCAGCAATCGCTGTCCGCGGTGATGGATAACGAAGCGGATGAATTGGAACTTCGGCGTGTGCTCGCCGCCAGTGAGGACGGCGAGCTGCGCGGTACCTGGGCGCGTTATCAGGTAGCGCGTGCCGCCATGCACAAGGAATTGCTGGTTCCGCAATTGGACATCGCCGCAGCCGTGTCTGCCGCTCTGGCCGATGAAGCCGTGCCGGTGCGCAAGTCGTCCCTGTGGCGCAACGTGGGCCGTGTCGCAGTTGCGGCTTCGGTGACCGTCGCTGTGTTGGCAGGCGTACGTCTGTACAATCAGGACGAGTTGACTGGCGGCCAGGTGGCTCAGCAGAGTGCTGCGCCTGCGCTGGTTCAGCCGCAAGTGCAAGGCCCTGCGCTGCTGGCCGGTTACACCACCGAGGAGCCTGTGGTCGAGGCCAGCGAGATGGGCTCTGCTAGCTGGCATGAACAGCGTCTGCCGTCCTACCTGCGTCAGCATGCGCAACAAGCGGCAATGGGCGCGGGTGAAACCGCACTGCCCTATGCACGCGCTGCCAGTCTGGAAAATCGCTAA
- a CDS encoding MucB/RseB C-terminal domain-containing protein, whose protein sequence is MRAIPLYLLSGLLALPVQASEVQDWLKRLTEVEQQSFQGTFVYERNGSFSTHRVWHRAEPGGSVREHLVQLDGPVQEVYKVDGQIQCMSGGLADQVSDGQAWPARDLQATSLGEWYDMRVVGDSRVAGRKAVVLLLTPKDQYRYGFELHLDRETGLPLKSLLLSEKGQLLERFQFTELSTAAPSDAALAASADCQAVRLKTADAMASDVWRADWLPPGFALTSAQLRHSEFSDAPVAYLMYGDGLARFSVFLEPLQGAAADDVRSQLGPTVAVSRRMTTNEGDVMVTVVGEIPLGTAERIALSMRTGAGEQAAR, encoded by the coding sequence ATGCGCGCGATCCCTCTTTACCTGCTCAGTGGCCTGTTGGCTCTGCCGGTGCAGGCTTCCGAGGTACAAGACTGGCTCAAGCGCCTCACCGAGGTGGAGCAGCAAAGCTTTCAAGGCACTTTCGTCTATGAACGCAATGGTAGCTTCTCCACCCATCGGGTCTGGCATCGGGCAGAGCCTGGGGGCTCGGTTCGCGAGCATCTGGTGCAGCTCGATGGGCCGGTGCAGGAAGTTTACAAGGTCGATGGTCAGATCCAGTGCATGAGTGGTGGCCTGGCTGATCAGGTCAGTGATGGCCAGGCCTGGCCGGCGCGTGATCTGCAGGCGACGTCACTCGGTGAGTGGTATGACATGCGCGTGGTAGGTGACTCGCGCGTGGCCGGGCGCAAGGCCGTGGTCTTGCTGTTGACGCCAAAGGATCAGTACCGCTATGGCTTCGAGCTGCATCTGGATCGTGAAACGGGCCTGCCACTGAAGTCCTTGCTGCTCAGCGAGAAGGGGCAGTTGCTCGAACGTTTCCAGTTCACCGAACTGAGTACCGCCGCGCCCAGCGATGCCGCGCTGGCAGCCAGCGCCGACTGTCAGGCCGTGCGCCTCAAGACGGCAGATGCAATGGCCAGTGATGTTTGGCGTGCGGACTGGTTGCCGCCAGGTTTTGCCCTTACCTCGGCGCAGTTGCGCCACAGCGAGTTCTCCGATGCGCCAGTCGCTTACCTGATGTATGGCGATGGTCTGGCGCGCTTTTCCGTTTTCCTCGAGCCTCTGCAGGGCGCGGCTGCCGACGACGTTCGTAGCCAGCTCGGGCCAACCGTTGCCGTGTCGCGGCGCATGACCACCAACGAGGGTGATGTCATGGTCACCGTGGTTGGAGAGATTCCGTTGGGCACTGCCGAGCGCATTGCCCTGTCGATGCGTACTGGAGCGGGCGAACAGGCTGCGCGATGA
- a CDS encoding SoxR reducing system RseC family protein — translation MIEEQGRVVAVEPGVVWVETLRKSTCSACSANVACGQGLMERLGVGRQRGYVRALSSLNLAVGDAVVIGVREELLVRSSLLVYLLPLLGLLAAAVAAEHLGFTEPWVIFSGLCGLFLSWLLVRWRACRVADDPLLQPVVLRASLAAGP, via the coding sequence ATGATCGAAGAGCAGGGGCGTGTGGTAGCGGTCGAGCCGGGCGTGGTCTGGGTTGAAACGCTGCGCAAGAGCACCTGCTCGGCTTGTTCGGCCAACGTAGCTTGCGGTCAGGGCTTGATGGAGCGCCTGGGCGTCGGTCGTCAGCGCGGTTACGTGCGCGCATTGTCTTCCCTCAATCTGGCCGTAGGCGACGCGGTAGTCATCGGCGTGCGCGAAGAGCTGCTGGTGCGCAGTTCACTGTTGGTCTATCTGTTGCCCCTGCTGGGGCTTTTGGCTGCTGCCGTGGCGGCCGAGCACCTTGGCTTCACCGAGCCCTGGGTGATCTTCTCTGGCCTTTGCGGCCTTTTCCTTTCCTGGCTGCTGGTGCGCTGGCGTGCGTGCCGCGTGGCCGATGATCCGCTTTTGCAACCTGTTGTACTACGCGCGTCGCTGGCCGCAGGTCCGTGA
- a CDS encoding DegQ family serine endoprotease, whose translation MAALLWGQSLVANADLPDFTPLVEEASPAVVNISTRQKVPERAMAGQPGLPDLEGLPPMFREFFERSIPQAPRRPERQREAQSLGSGFIISPDGYIMTNNHVVADADEIIVRLSDRSELEAKLVGADPRSDVALLKVDGKNLPTVRLGKSEDLKVGEWVLAIGSPFGFDHSVTAGIVSAKGRSLPSDSYVPFIQTDVAINPGNSGGPLFNLEGEVVGINSQIFTRSGGFMGLSFAIPIDVAMQVADQLKAGGKVTRGWLGVVIQEVNKDLAESFGLDKPAGALVAQVMEGGPADKGGLQVGDVILALNGEPIIMSADLPHLVGGLKPGEKAVLDVVRDGSRKKLDVTIGTLPEEGQELTASGEAVERSNNRLGVTVVELTAEQKKGLDLKGGVVVKEVLDGPAAMIGLRPGDVITHLNNQAIDSTSTFNKVAQDLPKNRSVSMRVLRQGRASFITFKLAE comes from the coding sequence ATGGCCGCCTTGCTCTGGGGGCAGAGCCTGGTGGCGAATGCCGATCTGCCTGACTTCACGCCCCTGGTGGAGGAGGCCTCGCCGGCGGTGGTGAACATCAGTACGCGACAGAAGGTGCCCGAGCGCGCCATGGCAGGGCAGCCTGGCCTGCCCGATCTGGAAGGCCTGCCGCCGATGTTCCGTGAGTTCTTCGAGCGCAGCATTCCGCAGGCGCCACGCCGCCCGGAACGTCAGCGCGAAGCGCAGTCGCTGGGCTCGGGCTTCATCATCTCGCCCGATGGCTACATCATGACCAACAACCATGTGGTCGCCGATGCCGACGAGATCATCGTGCGTCTGTCCGACCGCAGCGAACTGGAAGCCAAGCTGGTGGGGGCCGATCCGCGCAGCGACGTGGCCCTGCTCAAGGTCGACGGCAAGAACCTGCCGACCGTACGCCTGGGCAAGTCGGAGGATCTCAAGGTCGGCGAGTGGGTGCTGGCCATCGGTTCGCCGTTCGGCTTCGATCACTCGGTGACTGCCGGTATCGTCAGTGCCAAGGGGCGCAGTCTGCCGAGCGACAGCTACGTGCCATTCATCCAGACCGACGTGGCGATCAACCCGGGTAACTCCGGTGGCCCGCTGTTCAATCTCGAGGGGGAAGTGGTCGGTATCAACTCGCAGATCTTCACTCGTTCCGGCGGTTTCATGGGTCTGTCCTTCGCCATTCCCATCGATGTGGCCATGCAGGTTGCCGATCAGCTCAAGGCTGGCGGCAAGGTGACCCGTGGCTGGCTGGGTGTGGTGATTCAGGAAGTGAACAAGGATCTGGCCGAATCCTTCGGCCTGGACAAGCCGGCCGGTGCCCTGGTCGCGCAGGTGATGGAAGGCGGCCCGGCTGACAAGGGTGGCCTGCAGGTAGGTGACGTGATTCTGGCGCTCAATGGTGAGCCGATCATCATGTCGGCCGATCTGCCGCATCTGGTAGGCGGTCTCAAGCCGGGCGAGAAGGCCGTGCTCGACGTGGTGCGTGACGGTTCGCGCAAGAAGCTCGACGTCACCATCGGCACGCTGCCGGAAGAGGGGCAGGAGCTGACTGCCAGTGGTGAGGCGGTCGAGCGCAGCAACAACCGCCTGGGCGTCACCGTGGTCGAACTCACGGCCGAGCAGAAGAAGGGGCTGGATCTCAAGGGTGGCGTAGTGGTCAAGGAAGTGCTCGACGGCCCGGCCGCAATGATCGGTCTGCGTCCGGGGGATGTGATCACCCACCTAAACAATCAGGCCATCGACTCCACCAGCACCTTCAACAAGGTGGCTCAGGATCTGCCGAAGAACCGTTCGGTATCGATGCGCGTGTTGCGCCAGGGCCGTGCCAGCTTCATCACCTTCAAGCTGGCCGAGTAA